In the Drosophila takahashii strain IR98-3 E-12201 chromosome 3R, DtakHiC1v2, whole genome shotgun sequence genome, one interval contains:
- the LOC138913220 gene encoding uncharacterized protein: MGTEGAAKTSTSLDNNNTHPHNSRTQTGTSKAATVTHQQRKAKVSRARFILGKIAKNEAEGKTDQRDAEDKTRCLAEIADFKEYMRTRREATETNTKRDRSHEASVSAPKRAKDAQGRPRPTSFVKKAKKFSDVARDSLAMAQVDDLHDDGRLLSEKWEEIEVKVADMIAERLSAVPNGPIPSFDSSDMVRGHRDQTDQGKVLSLLRAQNPEVHTKDWAILKVEKEIKTSQPFLFLINQRCLPQLEKADYTIRYGLRKAKIKVFLAEPDDGFEEVDDTNKLFDDLVINDKTPDVTPNTDA, encoded by the exons ATGGGAACGGAAGGGGCTGCAAAGACCAGCACCTCTTTAGACAACAATAACACCCACCCACACAATAGCAGAACCCAGACGGGTACCAGCAAGGCAGCCACTGTCACGCATCAGCAGCGCAAGGCCAAGGTCAGCCGGGCTCGCTTTATTCTCGGCAAGATAGCCAAGAATGAGGCAGAGGGCAAGACTGACCAGCGTGATGCGGAGGACAAGACTCGATGCCTTGCGGAGATCGCAGACTTCAAGGAATACATGAGGACGCGCCGGGAGGCCactgaaacaaacacaaagaGGGACCGCTCGCACGAGGCAAGCGTGAGCGCACCCAAAAGGGCAAAAGACGCTCAGGGGAGGCCAAGACCGACCTCCTTTGTGAAGAAGGCCAAGAAATTTAGCGACGTAGCCAGAGACAGCCTCGCGATGGCACAGGTGGACGACCTGCACGACGACGGACGCCTGCTGTCGGAGAAGTGGGAGGAGATCGAGGTCAAGGTGGCCGACATGATAGCTGAAAGGCTATCAGCCGTGCCAAATGGTCCGATCCCCTCCTTCGACTCGTCGGACATGGTCAGAGGGCACCGG GATCAGACTGACCAAGGAAAGGTGCTGTCGCTGCTGAGGGCTCAGAACCCAGAAGTGCACACAAAGGACTGGGCGATACTTAAAGTAGAGAAGGAGATAAAGACGAGCCAGCCGTTCCTCTTCCTCATCAACCAGCGCTGCCTGCCGCAGCTTGAGAAAGCCGACTACACCATCCGGTACGGTCTACGGAAGGCCAAGATCAAGGTATTCCTGGCAGAGCCGGATGATGGTTTCGAGGAGGTCGATGACACCAACAAGCTGTTCGATGACCTGGTCATCAACGACAAGACCCCAGACGTGACGCCCAATACCGATGCCTAA